GAGCACGGCGGCTGCAGTTCGGCACCGTCGCGAAGAGGGTCGCAGCGAGGGGGTGGGGGTGGTCGGAGGAAAAAGCCTTGTGTCCGAGCGTAGCGAGTTTGGCTTTTCCGGAGATCACCCCCGCCCCCGACCGCAACACGCAGGCGCAAGGGCACACAATCGAACGGACGAAATGACCGATACACAGAACGGCGCGCTGGACCTGGGCTCCATCTTCCTGGGCCCCAAGGGGGAAAACGCGGAGACCTTCGAGCGGCTCCTGCTGGAGGCGTTCCGGGACCACGTCTTCTGGCGGCGGAACTTCCACCCGGAGGACGGCTTCATCCTGCAGGAGACGGAGAAGCGCCTCCCCTCGTACGAGCACTCCATCTCCACGCTGTCGCAGGAGCTGATGGGGCTCCTGGGGGAGCTGAAGGCGGGGGTACCGTTCTTCAGCCCGCGCTACATCGGGCACATGTCGTCCGATCTCACCATGGCGAGCCTGATCGGGTACTTCGCCACCATGCTCTACAACCCGAACAACGTCGCGGCGGAAGCCTCGCCGGTGACCACGCGGATGGAGCTGGAGGTGGCGGACCAGCTCGCGCGGATGATCGGGTACGATCCGGACCGGCAGTGGGGACACCTCACCTCCGGCGGGACGGTGGCCAACTTCGAGGCGCTCTGGGTCGCGCGCAACGTGAAGTACCTCCCGGTGGAGGCGCGCTGGGCGGCGGAGGAGATGGGCGCCGCCGACATCCCGGTGCGCCTCCCCGGCGGCGGCTCCGCCAACCTGCTGGAACTGGACCTCTGGCAGCTCCTCAACCTGGCGCCCGACGCGGCGCTGGACGCAGCGGTGGCGCTGCAGGGGTCGGCGGGAGACGCCTGGCAGGCATTGGAGGTGATGCGCCGGCACTCGCTCGCGGCGCTTGGCTACCAGGAGTTCGGCGCGCGGCTCCGGTCCCGGTTCGGCGATGCCTTCCCCTCGGGCGTGGTGCTGGTCCCCTCCACGGCCCACTATTCGTGGGAGAAGATCTGCCGCGCGCTGGGGATCGGCGCGGCGCAGCTGGTGCACGTCCCGGTGGACCGCCGCTTCCGCATGGACCCGGAGGCGTTCGAGGAGAAGGTGCGCCTCATGGCGGAGCGGCGGACCCCCATCATCGCGGCCGTGTCCGTGATCGGCACCACGGAGGAGAGCGCGGTGGACCGCCTGGACCTGATCGCCGACGCGCGGGACCGGGCCGCCCGCGAGCTGGGCGTGGGCTTCTACCTCCATGCGGACGCGGCGTGGGGAGGGTACGCCGCCACCATCACCCGGCGCGAGGGCGGCGAGCGGCGCTCGTACGAGGAGACGCTCGCGGACTACGCCCCGGAGGCGTGGCCCGAGGAGGGGGTGTACCGCGCGCTGGTGGCGCTGGAGCGCACCGACTCGGTCACCATCGACCCGCACAAGCTGGGGTTCATCCCCTACCCGGCGGGGGCGGTCTCCTTCCGCGACCGGCGGGTCCGCGACCTGGTCGCGGTGGAGGCGCCCTACCTCTTCCACCGCGGCGCGTCGGAATGGGGGTACATCGGCCGCTTCATCTTCGAGGGCTCCAAGCCGGG
Above is a window of Longimicrobiaceae bacterium DNA encoding:
- a CDS encoding pyridoxal-dependent decarboxylase, which gives rise to MTDTQNGALDLGSIFLGPKGENAETFERLLLEAFRDHVFWRRNFHPEDGFILQETEKRLPSYEHSISTLSQELMGLLGELKAGVPFFSPRYIGHMSSDLTMASLIGYFATMLYNPNNVAAEASPVTTRMELEVADQLARMIGYDPDRQWGHLTSGGTVANFEALWVARNVKYLPVEARWAAEEMGAADIPVRLPGGGSANLLELDLWQLLNLAPDAALDAAVALQGSAGDAWQALEVMRRHSLAALGYQEFGARLRSRFGDAFPSGVVLVPSTAHYSWEKICRALGIGAAQLVHVPVDRRFRMDPEAFEEKVRLMAERRTPIIAAVSVIGTTEESAVDRLDLIADARDRAARELGVGFYLHADAAWGGYAATITRREGGERRSYEETLADYAPEAWPEEGVYRALVALERTDSVTIDPHKLGFIPYPAGAVSFRDRRVRDLVAVEAPYLFHRGASEWGYIGRFIFEGSKPGAAAAGVWMSHKVLPLDARGYGRLVGETARGALMLHRRLAMGDWAPFRLVLLPTPDINIVCFAVGHPSLETLEASNAFADRIYRAMSVSEEHPARALDYFVTKTVLRAAEYGRAAEPVAQALGFGYEDYLEAGGVSVIRCTVMDPFLASRRGKVDFIGGFAEALRRTLREQMEG